TTGCCCAGATCCGGGGAGAGGTCTTGTCGAGGAGCGGGTAAAATGCCCCCGGAGCGGCGACCCTCTTCGGTGGATCCGGAGGTGCGCCATGCGGGTCGAGAAGAAGCTAGAGGCGCTCGGACTGGTGCTGCCGGCACCGTTCAAGGCGCCTCCCGGCCGAAGCGTCGCGGGGCGATGGGTCCGGGTGCGCGGCGACCGCGCGTACATCGCCGGCCACTGCCCGCAGAACCCAGATGGCTCGATCGCCGAGCCGCTGGGCAAAGTCGGCGCCGACCTCACCCTCGAGGAAGCCTATCGGGCGGCCCGCCTGACTGCGCTCTCTATTCTCGGCAGCCTGAAGCGCGAACTGAGCGACTTGGACCGGGTCAGCGCGTGGCTGCGGGTCCACGGCATGGTGAATACGGTCCCCGGCTTCAGCCTGATAGCGCCGGTCATGAATGGGTTCTCGGACTTGGTCCTCGAGCTCCACGGCCCGGACGCAGGACACCATGCCCGCTCGGCGGTCGGGGCGGTGTCGCTCGTGTGGAACGTTCCGATCGTGATCGAAGCCGAGGTGGAGATTCGTGGAGCCGTAGCTGGCGAAGCGTGACGTCGCCGCCATGGGGTCGAGCTCGTGCCGTCCGCGGTCGAGCCGAAGCCTCTGACCCTGGTCGTGGACCAGGTCCCCCTGGAGGCGTTTCTCCGTCGCGTCCTCGCGGCCCTGGACCTGGCGGGCTTTGCCCTGGTCTACGCCTCGGTCGCCGTCCTGAAGCTCGGCCGCGACTCCGGCAGGATGGTCTGCCCGGGGCTCCCCAGCGTGATCGACTCGGCCTCCGCCCGCCGAATGAGGGAGGGCACGCGGCGGGGGGCGCTCGGGCTGCGCGCGGCGGCGGCCGGCGTCCCGGATCTCTCGGGTGTCAGATGCTCCCGGCGGCCTGGCTCCCGGGGAAGCCCGCGCGACCCCCGAGGTCGTGCCGGGCGCTGGGCACCGTGCCACACGGCGACGATCCACACCGTCTTTCCCTCGGCTCGATAGAAGAACCGATACGGCCGAACGATGACCTCGCGGTACGGAAGATCCGGAAACTCCGGAATGATCCTGCCCGACCGCGGAAAGCGTTCGAGTCGCCGCAGGAGTCGTTCCGCCTGCCGCCGGAACCCCCGGGCCGCTCCCGGGTCGGCGCTCCGGATGTAGGCCACCGCGGCGAGAAATTGCGCGCGGCCGGAGGGCGTGAACCGGACCTCCACCGCTCAGTCCTTGGCGAGCAACTCATCGGCCTCCGCCAATACGCTGTCAAGGTCGTAGCCCTCACCCGCCGCGATTTCCCGCTCGCCTCGGGCGAGCAGGCGCAGGAGCTGCCGTTCGTGCTCCGCGCGCTCGTAGGTCTCGACGCTGACCAGAACCGCCGCCGCCCGTCCTCGCTGCGTGATGACAACCGGCTGGCGCGACTCTCGGGCCCGTTTCAGCGCCGCCGCCGCGTCTTGCCGCAAATCGGTGATGGGGATGATGTCGGGCACCTTGACCATGGAACACCGCACCTCCAACGGTACATTAGAGCGTACTCCTAACGGCTCATTGAAGCAAGCTGGATCCGCCCCATGCCGCCGCTGGGTGCCTGACAGCATGGCCGCCACCCCCGATCGGCGACAAGCGGGTGACGCACGCGTTCTGGCTCGAGGGCGGGGCCTCGCGCCTCCTCTGTGACGGCATCCTCCGCGCCGCTACCGGGACTCCGCCACGCACCCGACGCCCTGGCGCCGAACCAGGTGTACGAGCTGCGGGTCGAACAGATGGGCGGCGCGCTCGGTCATCCGCCGGCCCCCGCAGCTGGGCAGAAGCCCCGGCCCCTTGCAGGAAAACGGCACCAGACGCTCGAACGCGCAGCCGTCACAGCGGACCCGGGCGAAGCCGTGAGCCAGGATGCCGCAGCGGAGGTAGGCCTCAAATTCGCGCCGGATGATCCCACGCCAGCGGCCCGAGGAGTTGGGGCTCGGACGT
This genomic stretch from Candidatus Methylomirabilota bacterium harbors:
- a CDS encoding RidA family protein, giving the protein MRVEKKLEALGLVLPAPFKAPPGRSVAGRWVRVRGDRAYIAGHCPQNPDGSIAEPLGKVGADLTLEEAYRAARLTALSILGSLKRELSDLDRVSAWLRVHGMVNTVPGFSLIAPVMNGFSDLVLELHGPDAGHHARSAVGAVSLVWNVPIVIEAEVEIRGAVAGEA
- a CDS encoding type II toxin-antitoxin system RelE/ParE family toxin; this translates as MEVRFTPSGRAQFLAAVAYIRSADPGAARGFRRQAERLLRRLERFPRSGRIIPEFPDLPYREVIVRPYRFFYRAEGKTVWIVAVWHGAQRPARPRGSRGLPREPGRREHLTPERSGTPAAAARSPSAPRRVPSLIRRAEAESITLGSPGQTILPESRPSFRTATEA
- a CDS encoding type II toxin-antitoxin system Phd/YefM family antitoxin — translated: MVKVPDIIPITDLRQDAAAALKRARESRQPVVITQRGRAAAVLVSVETYERAEHERQLLRLLARGEREIAAGEGYDLDSVLAEADELLAKD